A single Mytilus trossulus isolate FHL-02 chromosome 12, PNRI_Mtr1.1.1.hap1, whole genome shotgun sequence DNA region contains:
- the LOC134693426 gene encoding uncharacterized protein LOC134693426 isoform X3, with amino-acid sequence MMDGRNKNVVLPSIHIIGADESDRDSNYGSRTELTSTTDIAARALGRVFNKVLSFNGSTPKMYELTNYVSDTHSFYEKTDEERQQENKNERPNKNVPPVFNKRLFVTSGNVVITKEARRIMARNARYRPEEDPVLSKTDLRTMRSVVEGLKLIHKDQGHIKDALSHCVTMETYDAFQYVVKKQWEDVLSCYYIVHGAAEVTYDMRATSSRTVYQPNIIYSHGTGEYLGIVSSEDRTEDIAPPATVYTKEFCEFLRIDRDKFHRICERFKSILLMEIRRYVFGKSSILAKVSREVREKILPLIQKEEYSPNKTILHQDEVSEYLYFIISGRCQLCREVYIPEAQKTVTFYVACKEPDEMFGVEGVLDNDPSFNSVITTSPTIVYRVPRIAFDIVNKESLSKIIAKHRDEEVEDADLMDRGYFNSMWKNYKHSKISEALKENGKMKYMCKEGPSHVAERPPSALEQHKENMYRFIQKGAEYEPYRVRSAIQRPKSGHKLPNRPKTVANVNVTDNGAEEEESCSSDEEIEQSQFITKDMAKTLDSFYAKGKQNRRLSIFKKLQGNEEDMLKALDENSELGKHLRKAWETPGTDQKDKDGFMENGVLATMESDDIVRKAIAMADKKATRQKKRSSIEEEEWNTVLHAENKNAKFMAAANNMRVKILRKKMEDLHKRRVIMFEKPIKPTKDVVVIDHNNNSRKKRFMLDKLSDMGTRSKEEKDAETAIAMRGTMFITKTKRKVCQSRTQDDSDVISQERKDEDEEFLEKHLSRLRPSSAIVTKEEQTTFKTTHKKGPSRRTLGLSTSSISSWTSSSSGYKSSQTSLHNS; translated from the exons GAAAATGTACGAGCTCACAAATTATGTTTCTGATACGCATTCGTTTTATGAGAAAACAGATGAAGAACGTCAACAGGAAAATAAGAATGaaagaccaaataaaaatgTTCCGCCAGTATTTAACAAGAGACTGTTCGTTACGTCTGGTAATGTGGTCATCACAAAAGAAGCTAGGCGAATTATGGCGAGAAATGCACGATACAGACCAGAAGAGGACCCTGTTTTATCTAAGACAGATTTGCGTACCATGAGATCAGTTGTTGAAGGTCTAAAACTTATTCATAAAGATCAAGGTCACATCAAAGACGCTTTAAGTCATTGTGTAACCATGGAAACATACGATGCTTTCCAGTATGTTGTAAAGAAACAATGGGAAGACGTATTGTCGTGTTATTACATTGTGCACGGGGCTGCTGAAGTGACGTATGACATGCGTGCTACATCATCAAGAACTGtgtatcaaccaaatattattTATAGTCATGGAACTGGGGAATACCTTGGAATTGTGAGTTCTGAAGACAGGACAGAAGACATAGCTCCACCTGCTACTGTGTATACTAAAGAATTTTGTGAATTTCTTAGAATTGATCGTGATAAATTTCACAGGATATGTGAACGATTCAAATCTATTCTTTTAATGGAAATAAGACGTTATGTTTTTGGAAAGTCATCAATACTCGCAAAAGTGTCCAGAGAAGTGAGAGAAAAGATTCTACCTCTTATTCAAAAAGAA GAATACTCACCAAATAAGACAATTCTGCATCAAGATGAAGTTTCAGAATACTTATACTTTATTATTTCTG gtcGGTGTCAATTGTGCCGAGAAGTCTACATACCAGAGGCACAAAAGACAGTAACATTCTACGTAGCGTGTAAAGAGCCAG ATGAAATGTTTGGAGTAGAAGGCGTACTTGACAATGACCCAAGCTTCAACTCGGTTATTACAACCAGTCCAACTATTGTGTATCGAGTTCCAAG aattgCGTTTGATATTGTAAACAAAGAAAGTCTATCAAAGATTATTGCAAAACACAGAGACGAGGAGGTAGAGGATGCAGACTTAATGGATAGAGGCTACTTCAATTCTATGTGGAAAAATTACAAACATTCAAAAATCAGTGAAGCTCTGAAGGAAAACGGAAAAATGAAGTATATGTGTAAAGAGGGACCAAGTCACGTAGCTGAAAGACCACCATCAGCTCT GGAACAACACAAGGAAAATATgtacagatttattcagaaagGAGCAGAATATGAGCCATACAGGGTTCGGTCGGCAATACAACGTCCGAAGTCTGGTCATAAACTACCCAATCGTCCAAAAACGGTGGCCAACGTTAATGTGACGGACAATGGTGCAGAGG AAGAAGAATCTTGCAGTTCAGATGAGGAAATAGAACAGAGTCAGTTTATTACAAAAGATATGGCCAAAACATTGGACAGCTTTTATGCTAAg GGAAAACAAAATAGAAGattatctatatttaaaaag CTTCAAGGAAATGAGGAAGATATGTTGAAAGCATTAGACGAAAATAGTGAACTAGGAAAACATCTACGGAAAGCATGGGAAACTCCCGGAACAGATCAAAAAGACAAGGATGGTTTCATG GAAAATGGGGTGTTAGCCACAATGGAGTCAGATGATATTGTGAGAAAGGCGATAGCCATGGCAGACAAAAAAGCAACAAGACAAAAGAAACGTTCTTCTATTGAGGAAGAAGA atggaacacagtattacatgcagaaaacaaaaatgcaaagtTTATGGCGGCAGCAAATAATATGCGCGTGAAAATACTACGTAAAAAGATGGAAGATCTACATAAACGGAGGGTAATCATGTTCGAAAAACCCATAAAACCTACGAAGGATGTCGTAGTCATAGATCATAACAATAATTCGAGGAAGAAACGGTTCATGCTGGACAAGTTATCTGATATGGGAACAAGATCAAAGGAAGAGAAAGACGCAGAG ACTGCTATTGCTATGAGAGGAACAATGTTCATAACAAAAACAAAGCGAAAGGTCTGCCAATCAAGAACTCAGGACGATAGTGATGTCATAAGCCAGGAAAGGAAAGATGAAGATGAGGAATTTCTCGAAAAG CATTTATCTAGACTCAGACCAAGTAGTGCCATTGTTACCAAAGAAGAACAAACAACCTTTAAAACTACTCATAAGAAAG GGCCATCCAGAAGGACGTTAGGTCTATCAACAAGTTCAATTAGTTCATGGACAAGTTCATCGTCAGGTTATAAAAGTTCACAAACATCACTTCACAACTCGTGA
- the LOC134693426 gene encoding uncharacterized protein LOC134693426 isoform X2 → MDNSTCKKVSFQTTSEFRKENVKKKTKKMEKQGKVSCAARDRLLGRTHVEEDILDWVKKLRKVEDNRKMYELTNYVSDTHSFYEKTDEERQQENKNERPNKNVPPVFNKRLFVTSGNVVITKEARRIMARNARYRPEEDPVLSKTDLRTMRSVVEGLKLIHKDQGHIKDALSHCVTMETYDAFQYVVKKQWEDVLSCYYIVHGAAEVTYDMRATSSRTVYQPNIIYSHGTGEYLGIVSSEDRTEDIAPPATVYTKEFCEFLRIDRDKFHRICERFKSILLMEIRRYVFGKSSILAKVSREVREKILPLIQKEEYSPNKTILHQDEVSEYLYFIISGRCQLCREVYIPEAQKTVTFYVACKEPDEMFGVEGVLDNDPSFNSVITTSPTIVYRVPRIAFDIVNKESLSKIIAKHRDEEVEDADLMDRGYFNSMWKNYKHSKISEALKENGKMKYMCKEGPSHVAERPPSALEQHKENMYRFIQKGAEYEPYRVRSAIQRPKSGHKLPNRPKTVANVNVTDNGAEEEESCSSDEEIEQSQFITKDMAKTLDSFYAKLQGNEEDMLKALDENSELGKHLRKAWETPGTDQKDKDGFMENGVLATMESDDIVRKAIAMADKKATRQKKRSSIEEEEWNTVLHAENKNAKFMAAANNMRVKILRKKMEDLHKRRVIMFEKPIKPTKDVVVIDHNNNSRKKRFMLDKLSDMGTRSKEEKDAETAIAMRGTMFITKTKRKVCQSRTQDDSDVISQERKDEDEEFLEKHLSRLRPSSAIVTKEEQTTFKTTHKKGPSRRTLGLSTSSISSWTSSSSGYKSSQTSLHNS, encoded by the exons GAAAATGTACGAGCTCACAAATTATGTTTCTGATACGCATTCGTTTTATGAGAAAACAGATGAAGAACGTCAACAGGAAAATAAGAATGaaagaccaaataaaaatgTTCCGCCAGTATTTAACAAGAGACTGTTCGTTACGTCTGGTAATGTGGTCATCACAAAAGAAGCTAGGCGAATTATGGCGAGAAATGCACGATACAGACCAGAAGAGGACCCTGTTTTATCTAAGACAGATTTGCGTACCATGAGATCAGTTGTTGAAGGTCTAAAACTTATTCATAAAGATCAAGGTCACATCAAAGACGCTTTAAGTCATTGTGTAACCATGGAAACATACGATGCTTTCCAGTATGTTGTAAAGAAACAATGGGAAGACGTATTGTCGTGTTATTACATTGTGCACGGGGCTGCTGAAGTGACGTATGACATGCGTGCTACATCATCAAGAACTGtgtatcaaccaaatattattTATAGTCATGGAACTGGGGAATACCTTGGAATTGTGAGTTCTGAAGACAGGACAGAAGACATAGCTCCACCTGCTACTGTGTATACTAAAGAATTTTGTGAATTTCTTAGAATTGATCGTGATAAATTTCACAGGATATGTGAACGATTCAAATCTATTCTTTTAATGGAAATAAGACGTTATGTTTTTGGAAAGTCATCAATACTCGCAAAAGTGTCCAGAGAAGTGAGAGAAAAGATTCTACCTCTTATTCAAAAAGAA GAATACTCACCAAATAAGACAATTCTGCATCAAGATGAAGTTTCAGAATACTTATACTTTATTATTTCTG gtcGGTGTCAATTGTGCCGAGAAGTCTACATACCAGAGGCACAAAAGACAGTAACATTCTACGTAGCGTGTAAAGAGCCAG ATGAAATGTTTGGAGTAGAAGGCGTACTTGACAATGACCCAAGCTTCAACTCGGTTATTACAACCAGTCCAACTATTGTGTATCGAGTTCCAAG aattgCGTTTGATATTGTAAACAAAGAAAGTCTATCAAAGATTATTGCAAAACACAGAGACGAGGAGGTAGAGGATGCAGACTTAATGGATAGAGGCTACTTCAATTCTATGTGGAAAAATTACAAACATTCAAAAATCAGTGAAGCTCTGAAGGAAAACGGAAAAATGAAGTATATGTGTAAAGAGGGACCAAGTCACGTAGCTGAAAGACCACCATCAGCTCT GGAACAACACAAGGAAAATATgtacagatttattcagaaagGAGCAGAATATGAGCCATACAGGGTTCGGTCGGCAATACAACGTCCGAAGTCTGGTCATAAACTACCCAATCGTCCAAAAACGGTGGCCAACGTTAATGTGACGGACAATGGTGCAGAGG AAGAAGAATCTTGCAGTTCAGATGAGGAAATAGAACAGAGTCAGTTTATTACAAAAGATATGGCCAAAACATTGGACAGCTTTTATGCTAAg CTTCAAGGAAATGAGGAAGATATGTTGAAAGCATTAGACGAAAATAGTGAACTAGGAAAACATCTACGGAAAGCATGGGAAACTCCCGGAACAGATCAAAAAGACAAGGATGGTTTCATG GAAAATGGGGTGTTAGCCACAATGGAGTCAGATGATATTGTGAGAAAGGCGATAGCCATGGCAGACAAAAAAGCAACAAGACAAAAGAAACGTTCTTCTATTGAGGAAGAAGA atggaacacagtattacatgcagaaaacaaaaatgcaaagtTTATGGCGGCAGCAAATAATATGCGCGTGAAAATACTACGTAAAAAGATGGAAGATCTACATAAACGGAGGGTAATCATGTTCGAAAAACCCATAAAACCTACGAAGGATGTCGTAGTCATAGATCATAACAATAATTCGAGGAAGAAACGGTTCATGCTGGACAAGTTATCTGATATGGGAACAAGATCAAAGGAAGAGAAAGACGCAGAG ACTGCTATTGCTATGAGAGGAACAATGTTCATAACAAAAACAAAGCGAAAGGTCTGCCAATCAAGAACTCAGGACGATAGTGATGTCATAAGCCAGGAAAGGAAAGATGAAGATGAGGAATTTCTCGAAAAG CATTTATCTAGACTCAGACCAAGTAGTGCCATTGTTACCAAAGAAGAACAAACAACCTTTAAAACTACTCATAAGAAAG GGCCATCCAGAAGGACGTTAGGTCTATCAACAAGTTCAATTAGTTCATGGACAAGTTCATCGTCAGGTTATAAAAGTTCACAAACATCACTTCACAACTCGTGA
- the LOC134693426 gene encoding uncharacterized protein LOC134693426 isoform X4 — MAETDDRKMYELTNYVSDTHSFYEKTDEERQQENKNERPNKNVPPVFNKRLFVTSGNVVITKEARRIMARNARYRPEEDPVLSKTDLRTMRSVVEGLKLIHKDQGHIKDALSHCVTMETYDAFQYVVKKQWEDVLSCYYIVHGAAEVTYDMRATSSRTVYQPNIIYSHGTGEYLGIVSSEDRTEDIAPPATVYTKEFCEFLRIDRDKFHRICERFKSILLMEIRRYVFGKSSILAKVSREVREKILPLIQKEEYSPNKTILHQDEVSEYLYFIISGRCQLCREVYIPEAQKTVTFYVACKEPDEMFGVEGVLDNDPSFNSVITTSPTIVYRVPRIAFDIVNKESLSKIIAKHRDEEVEDADLMDRGYFNSMWKNYKHSKISEALKENGKMKYMCKEGPSHVAERPPSALEQHKENMYRFIQKGAEYEPYRVRSAIQRPKSGHKLPNRPKTVANVNVTDNGAEEEESCSSDEEIEQSQFITKDMAKTLDSFYAKGKQNRRLSIFKKLQGNEEDMLKALDENSELGKHLRKAWETPGTDQKDKDGFMENGVLATMESDDIVRKAIAMADKKATRQKKRSSIEEEEWNTVLHAENKNAKFMAAANNMRVKILRKKMEDLHKRRVIMFEKPIKPTKDVVVIDHNNNSRKKRFMLDKLSDMGTRSKEEKDAETAIAMRGTMFITKTKRKVCQSRTQDDSDVISQERKDEDEEFLEKHLSRLRPSSAIVTKEEQTTFKTTHKKGPSRRTLGLSTSSISSWTSSSSGYKSSQTSLHNS; from the exons GAAAATGTACGAGCTCACAAATTATGTTTCTGATACGCATTCGTTTTATGAGAAAACAGATGAAGAACGTCAACAGGAAAATAAGAATGaaagaccaaataaaaatgTTCCGCCAGTATTTAACAAGAGACTGTTCGTTACGTCTGGTAATGTGGTCATCACAAAAGAAGCTAGGCGAATTATGGCGAGAAATGCACGATACAGACCAGAAGAGGACCCTGTTTTATCTAAGACAGATTTGCGTACCATGAGATCAGTTGTTGAAGGTCTAAAACTTATTCATAAAGATCAAGGTCACATCAAAGACGCTTTAAGTCATTGTGTAACCATGGAAACATACGATGCTTTCCAGTATGTTGTAAAGAAACAATGGGAAGACGTATTGTCGTGTTATTACATTGTGCACGGGGCTGCTGAAGTGACGTATGACATGCGTGCTACATCATCAAGAACTGtgtatcaaccaaatattattTATAGTCATGGAACTGGGGAATACCTTGGAATTGTGAGTTCTGAAGACAGGACAGAAGACATAGCTCCACCTGCTACTGTGTATACTAAAGAATTTTGTGAATTTCTTAGAATTGATCGTGATAAATTTCACAGGATATGTGAACGATTCAAATCTATTCTTTTAATGGAAATAAGACGTTATGTTTTTGGAAAGTCATCAATACTCGCAAAAGTGTCCAGAGAAGTGAGAGAAAAGATTCTACCTCTTATTCAAAAAGAA GAATACTCACCAAATAAGACAATTCTGCATCAAGATGAAGTTTCAGAATACTTATACTTTATTATTTCTG gtcGGTGTCAATTGTGCCGAGAAGTCTACATACCAGAGGCACAAAAGACAGTAACATTCTACGTAGCGTGTAAAGAGCCAG ATGAAATGTTTGGAGTAGAAGGCGTACTTGACAATGACCCAAGCTTCAACTCGGTTATTACAACCAGTCCAACTATTGTGTATCGAGTTCCAAG aattgCGTTTGATATTGTAAACAAAGAAAGTCTATCAAAGATTATTGCAAAACACAGAGACGAGGAGGTAGAGGATGCAGACTTAATGGATAGAGGCTACTTCAATTCTATGTGGAAAAATTACAAACATTCAAAAATCAGTGAAGCTCTGAAGGAAAACGGAAAAATGAAGTATATGTGTAAAGAGGGACCAAGTCACGTAGCTGAAAGACCACCATCAGCTCT GGAACAACACAAGGAAAATATgtacagatttattcagaaagGAGCAGAATATGAGCCATACAGGGTTCGGTCGGCAATACAACGTCCGAAGTCTGGTCATAAACTACCCAATCGTCCAAAAACGGTGGCCAACGTTAATGTGACGGACAATGGTGCAGAGG AAGAAGAATCTTGCAGTTCAGATGAGGAAATAGAACAGAGTCAGTTTATTACAAAAGATATGGCCAAAACATTGGACAGCTTTTATGCTAAg GGAAAACAAAATAGAAGattatctatatttaaaaag CTTCAAGGAAATGAGGAAGATATGTTGAAAGCATTAGACGAAAATAGTGAACTAGGAAAACATCTACGGAAAGCATGGGAAACTCCCGGAACAGATCAAAAAGACAAGGATGGTTTCATG GAAAATGGGGTGTTAGCCACAATGGAGTCAGATGATATTGTGAGAAAGGCGATAGCCATGGCAGACAAAAAAGCAACAAGACAAAAGAAACGTTCTTCTATTGAGGAAGAAGA atggaacacagtattacatgcagaaaacaaaaatgcaaagtTTATGGCGGCAGCAAATAATATGCGCGTGAAAATACTACGTAAAAAGATGGAAGATCTACATAAACGGAGGGTAATCATGTTCGAAAAACCCATAAAACCTACGAAGGATGTCGTAGTCATAGATCATAACAATAATTCGAGGAAGAAACGGTTCATGCTGGACAAGTTATCTGATATGGGAACAAGATCAAAGGAAGAGAAAGACGCAGAG ACTGCTATTGCTATGAGAGGAACAATGTTCATAACAAAAACAAAGCGAAAGGTCTGCCAATCAAGAACTCAGGACGATAGTGATGTCATAAGCCAGGAAAGGAAAGATGAAGATGAGGAATTTCTCGAAAAG CATTTATCTAGACTCAGACCAAGTAGTGCCATTGTTACCAAAGAAGAACAAACAACCTTTAAAACTACTCATAAGAAAG GGCCATCCAGAAGGACGTTAGGTCTATCAACAAGTTCAATTAGTTCATGGACAAGTTCATCGTCAGGTTATAAAAGTTCACAAACATCACTTCACAACTCGTGA
- the LOC134693426 gene encoding uncharacterized protein LOC134693426 isoform X1: protein MDNSTCKKVSFQTTSEFRKENVKKKTKKMEKQGKVSCAARDRLLGRTHVEEDILDWVKKLRKVEDNRKMYELTNYVSDTHSFYEKTDEERQQENKNERPNKNVPPVFNKRLFVTSGNVVITKEARRIMARNARYRPEEDPVLSKTDLRTMRSVVEGLKLIHKDQGHIKDALSHCVTMETYDAFQYVVKKQWEDVLSCYYIVHGAAEVTYDMRATSSRTVYQPNIIYSHGTGEYLGIVSSEDRTEDIAPPATVYTKEFCEFLRIDRDKFHRICERFKSILLMEIRRYVFGKSSILAKVSREVREKILPLIQKEEYSPNKTILHQDEVSEYLYFIISGRCQLCREVYIPEAQKTVTFYVACKEPDEMFGVEGVLDNDPSFNSVITTSPTIVYRVPRIAFDIVNKESLSKIIAKHRDEEVEDADLMDRGYFNSMWKNYKHSKISEALKENGKMKYMCKEGPSHVAERPPSALEQHKENMYRFIQKGAEYEPYRVRSAIQRPKSGHKLPNRPKTVANVNVTDNGAEEEESCSSDEEIEQSQFITKDMAKTLDSFYAKGKQNRRLSIFKKLQGNEEDMLKALDENSELGKHLRKAWETPGTDQKDKDGFMENGVLATMESDDIVRKAIAMADKKATRQKKRSSIEEEEWNTVLHAENKNAKFMAAANNMRVKILRKKMEDLHKRRVIMFEKPIKPTKDVVVIDHNNNSRKKRFMLDKLSDMGTRSKEEKDAETAIAMRGTMFITKTKRKVCQSRTQDDSDVISQERKDEDEEFLEKHLSRLRPSSAIVTKEEQTTFKTTHKKGPSRRTLGLSTSSISSWTSSSSGYKSSQTSLHNS, encoded by the exons GAAAATGTACGAGCTCACAAATTATGTTTCTGATACGCATTCGTTTTATGAGAAAACAGATGAAGAACGTCAACAGGAAAATAAGAATGaaagaccaaataaaaatgTTCCGCCAGTATTTAACAAGAGACTGTTCGTTACGTCTGGTAATGTGGTCATCACAAAAGAAGCTAGGCGAATTATGGCGAGAAATGCACGATACAGACCAGAAGAGGACCCTGTTTTATCTAAGACAGATTTGCGTACCATGAGATCAGTTGTTGAAGGTCTAAAACTTATTCATAAAGATCAAGGTCACATCAAAGACGCTTTAAGTCATTGTGTAACCATGGAAACATACGATGCTTTCCAGTATGTTGTAAAGAAACAATGGGAAGACGTATTGTCGTGTTATTACATTGTGCACGGGGCTGCTGAAGTGACGTATGACATGCGTGCTACATCATCAAGAACTGtgtatcaaccaaatattattTATAGTCATGGAACTGGGGAATACCTTGGAATTGTGAGTTCTGAAGACAGGACAGAAGACATAGCTCCACCTGCTACTGTGTATACTAAAGAATTTTGTGAATTTCTTAGAATTGATCGTGATAAATTTCACAGGATATGTGAACGATTCAAATCTATTCTTTTAATGGAAATAAGACGTTATGTTTTTGGAAAGTCATCAATACTCGCAAAAGTGTCCAGAGAAGTGAGAGAAAAGATTCTACCTCTTATTCAAAAAGAA GAATACTCACCAAATAAGACAATTCTGCATCAAGATGAAGTTTCAGAATACTTATACTTTATTATTTCTG gtcGGTGTCAATTGTGCCGAGAAGTCTACATACCAGAGGCACAAAAGACAGTAACATTCTACGTAGCGTGTAAAGAGCCAG ATGAAATGTTTGGAGTAGAAGGCGTACTTGACAATGACCCAAGCTTCAACTCGGTTATTACAACCAGTCCAACTATTGTGTATCGAGTTCCAAG aattgCGTTTGATATTGTAAACAAAGAAAGTCTATCAAAGATTATTGCAAAACACAGAGACGAGGAGGTAGAGGATGCAGACTTAATGGATAGAGGCTACTTCAATTCTATGTGGAAAAATTACAAACATTCAAAAATCAGTGAAGCTCTGAAGGAAAACGGAAAAATGAAGTATATGTGTAAAGAGGGACCAAGTCACGTAGCTGAAAGACCACCATCAGCTCT GGAACAACACAAGGAAAATATgtacagatttattcagaaagGAGCAGAATATGAGCCATACAGGGTTCGGTCGGCAATACAACGTCCGAAGTCTGGTCATAAACTACCCAATCGTCCAAAAACGGTGGCCAACGTTAATGTGACGGACAATGGTGCAGAGG AAGAAGAATCTTGCAGTTCAGATGAGGAAATAGAACAGAGTCAGTTTATTACAAAAGATATGGCCAAAACATTGGACAGCTTTTATGCTAAg GGAAAACAAAATAGAAGattatctatatttaaaaag CTTCAAGGAAATGAGGAAGATATGTTGAAAGCATTAGACGAAAATAGTGAACTAGGAAAACATCTACGGAAAGCATGGGAAACTCCCGGAACAGATCAAAAAGACAAGGATGGTTTCATG GAAAATGGGGTGTTAGCCACAATGGAGTCAGATGATATTGTGAGAAAGGCGATAGCCATGGCAGACAAAAAAGCAACAAGACAAAAGAAACGTTCTTCTATTGAGGAAGAAGA atggaacacagtattacatgcagaaaacaaaaatgcaaagtTTATGGCGGCAGCAAATAATATGCGCGTGAAAATACTACGTAAAAAGATGGAAGATCTACATAAACGGAGGGTAATCATGTTCGAAAAACCCATAAAACCTACGAAGGATGTCGTAGTCATAGATCATAACAATAATTCGAGGAAGAAACGGTTCATGCTGGACAAGTTATCTGATATGGGAACAAGATCAAAGGAAGAGAAAGACGCAGAG ACTGCTATTGCTATGAGAGGAACAATGTTCATAACAAAAACAAAGCGAAAGGTCTGCCAATCAAGAACTCAGGACGATAGTGATGTCATAAGCCAGGAAAGGAAAGATGAAGATGAGGAATTTCTCGAAAAG CATTTATCTAGACTCAGACCAAGTAGTGCCATTGTTACCAAAGAAGAACAAACAACCTTTAAAACTACTCATAAGAAAG GGCCATCCAGAAGGACGTTAGGTCTATCAACAAGTTCAATTAGTTCATGGACAAGTTCATCGTCAGGTTATAAAAGTTCACAAACATCACTTCACAACTCGTGA